The Candidatus Desulfofervidus auxilii DNA segment GATGTGGTGCATGCCAATTTACTAGCATTAAAGGCAAAAAGGAATGGTATTGTAAATATAGGAAGTGGTCAGGCTACCACCTTTAATAAAATTATTAGAGTATTAAATAAGGTTTTGGGTACTAAATTAGAACCAGAGTATATAGATAATCCTTATGTAGGTTTTTACCAAGACCATACCCAGGCAGATTTAACTCTGGCCCAACAGATTATTAACTATTCACCCCAATGGGAATTTGAAGAAGCAGTGAAAGATTACATGAAAGAAGTGGGATTTGTAGAGAATTAGTATTTCTTAAAATTCAAAACCCTATCCTTAATCAGGGAATTGTCATGAATTACTGTTAAAGCAAGTTCTTCTACAAGGCAAAAATTGGCCATTTTCATGTCTTTTTTAATTTCTTCTAAATCCATATGTTTGGGATACACAGAGATTAATCCCTCATGTTTTGAAATTCTATAAATTTCTTTTAATAATTTAATCCTTTTATTTGGGGTAAAGTAATGTGAGTGTAAGACATCATAAAGCAATACCACATCTATCACCCCATCTTTAAAAGGAAGAAATATTTCTCCTTGGGCATTAATTACTTCTATATTCTTAATTCCTTCTTTATGGGCGATTTTTTTAATATTTTTTAAGCAACTTCTGTCTCTATCTATGGCATATACCTTTCCTGTTTGGCTTATCTGGGCTGCAAGTAAGCTGTAATAACCCATACCAGCACCAAAATCCAGTAAATTTTGTCCTTTTTTGATGCCTAGCATTTTTAAAGTTTCTTTACCTATACCTCTAAACCATTTCTCAATATTGGATTTTTTAAAATGACCTGTTATAGTGGAATACCAATAATAGAAGCCCATATTTTCTTAATCAGATTTATAACATATTATAGATAGGTATGGAACATTTCCTACTAAGGCATTTTGTATTAGAGTACTATTATTTAGTTCAATTAGATTGCAAAATGAAAATTGAAAGGCTAAACTTGTTAGGGATTTTTAACGCTATATATCTTGTCTGCCCCTGCCCGACGGCCGTGTCTGCCGACAGGCAGGCGGGGACAAGGCAGGGAGGGCGTTACTTAGAAAGATGAATCTATTTATTACATTTGAGGGAATAGAAGGGGCTGGAAAAACCACGCAGTCAATGCTTTTAGCAGAGTGGTTGAAAAAAAGGGGAAGAGAAGTATGTGTAACTTATGAGCCAGGTCATACTCCCTTGGGTCAAAGAATAAGAGAGATTTTGTTATCAGACCAGTTTTCTTCTTGTGCAGAGGCAGAATTGTTATTATATCTAGCCGATAGGGCTGAACATGTGAAAAAGATGATATTACCTGCCCTTACAGAAAATAAATTTGTGCTTTGTGATAGATATCATGATTCTACTTTGGCATATCAAGGGTATGGTCGGGGGATTAAAATAGAGTTTATCTGGAATTGCTTGTTTTCATTGGGTTTCCCTTTACCGCACTTTACTTTCTTATTAGACTGTCCTGTAGAAATTGGTCTTAAAAGAATTAAAAATAGAACATTGGATCGAATGGAGAAACAAACGTTATTGTTCCATAATCGGGTAAGAGAAGGGTTTTTGAAATTGGCTAAGGCAGACCCCAAACGTATAAAAGTTATTGACGTCACTATGCCTATAAAAGATATTCAAACAGAAATCAGAACATACGTGGCAAGGGAATATGGCATTTAAAGATATTTTAGGTCAAGATAGAGTAATTGGCTGGCTTAAGGTAGCTATAAAACGGAAAAGATTGGCCACCGCTTATCTATTTACTGGTTTAGAAGGAGTAGGCAAGACCACAGTGGCTTTAACGTTTGCTAAGGTGTTAAATTGTCTTGCTCCTGAAGATGAAGATGCTTGTGAAAGATGCCAAAATTGCAGGAAAATTAATGCCAATGTTCATC contains these protein-coding regions:
- a CDS encoding class I SAM-dependent methyltransferase → MGFYYWYSTITGHFKKSNIEKWFRGIGKETLKMLGIKKGQNLLDFGAGMGYYSLLAAQISQTGKVYAIDRDRSCLKNIKKIAHKEGIKNIEVINAQGEIFLPFKDGVIDVVLLYDVLHSHYFTPNKRIKLLKEIYRISKHEGLISVYPKHMDLEEIKKDMKMANFCLVEELALTVIHDNSLIKDRVLNFKKY
- the tmk gene encoding dTMP kinase, producing MNLFITFEGIEGAGKTTQSMLLAEWLKKRGREVCVTYEPGHTPLGQRIREILLSDQFSSCAEAELLLYLADRAEHVKKMILPALTENKFVLCDRYHDSTLAYQGYGRGIKIEFIWNCLFSLGFPLPHFTFLLDCPVEIGLKRIKNRTLDRMEKQTLLFHNRVREGFLKLAKADPKRIKVIDVTMPIKDIQTEIRTYVAREYGI